In a single window of the Melanotaenia boesemani isolate fMelBoe1 chromosome 22, fMelBoe1.pri, whole genome shotgun sequence genome:
- the LOC121633217 gene encoding histidine triad nucleotide-binding protein 3-like, whose translation MAKQQEDSNEDIDEDCIFCLIANDRDTETDVIKKSKNLVCFRDICPAAPHHYLVVPKKHIHSCRSLNSKHISLVEQMIAMGKAVLREQGITDMKDVRFGFHKPPFISVGHLHLHVIAPTSKLSEFLAYKFMPGTDSFVTAECLMKHLRKINPPGFLSLGNCLRLF comes from the exons ATGGCGAAACAACAAGAAGACTCCAATGAAGATATTGATGAAGATTGTATTTTCTGTCTGATAGCGAACGACcgagacacagagacagatgtTATCAAAAAA AGTAAAAATCTAGTATGTTTCCGAGATATTTGCCCTGCTGCTCCTCACCACTACCTGGTTGTGCccaaaaaacacattcacagCTGCCGCTCACTGAACAGCAAACACATCAGCCTTG TTGAGCAGATGATTGCAATGGGGAAGGCTGTACTCCGTGAGCAAGGGATCACTGACATGAAGGATGTGAG GTTTGGGTTTCATAAGCCTCCCTTCATCTCAGTAGGTCACCTGCATCTCCATGTAATCGCTCCCACCAGCAAACTCTCAGAGTTCTTAGCGTATAAGTTCATGCCAGGCACCGACTCTTTTGTCACG GCAGAATGTCTAATGAAGCACCTAAGGAAAATAAATCCACCAGGCTTTCTTTCTTTGGGAAATTGTTTAAGACTGTTTTGA